The Candidatus Methylomirabilota bacterium genome contains the following window.
TCGACAGGTCGTCCCGCGTCTTGACCGGCACCTTGCCGCGTACCTCGATCTTGCCCCCGAGGTGCATCAGGAAGGTGCGATCGGAGACGTTGACGACGCGCACGCCGGCCACGCGACGGACGGCGTCGACCACGGCCTGGCCGTGCCGGTCGTCGCGCGCGTTGAAGGTGATGTCGCGGACGATGGTCCTGGCGTCCACCTGGACGAGGTCGACCGCCCCGATGTCGCCGCCGGCGCGGCCGATGGCGGAGGTGACCCTGCCGAGCATGCCGGGCCGGTTCCGGATCTCGAGACGCATCGTCATGCTGTAGCTCGCGCTAGGTGCCGTCATCATCGACCTGTCCTTTCCGATGAGAAGCCGGGCGAGTGGCGTTGCCCAGTGGCCGCTATTATAATCCCCGCGGAGGCCCGGGTGTCGAAGGGAGAGAAGCCGTGAGCTGCCGCTGGGCCGCCCTCGGTGTCTGGCTCGTGCTGGCCGCGCTACCGGCCGTCCCGGCCCGGGGCCAGGGCCTCGTTCCGGTCGGCGAGCCCGCGGTCCAGGCGGGGATCCGGGTCCGCGTCGGCTACCTCCCGTGGGCGGTTTCGCTCGATCCCCCGCGACCCGCCGTCGAAGGACCCCACGTCATCCATCTCCAGGTCGAGGTGGAGGCGGTCCGGGGCAACCCGTACGGGCTCGACCCCGACGACGACGTCCCCTATCTCAGGATCCCGTTCGTGCTGGTGCACGAGCCGACCGGGCGCCGGCAGGAGGGGGTGCTCGAGCCCATGGTGTCGCGCGACGGCTTCCATTACGGAGCGAACGTGGCGCTCATCGGCCCCGGCCCCCAAAGCCTCACCCTCGAGGTGAGCCCCCCCGAGGGACTCGCCCGCCACACCGACCCGCGGACGGAGAGGCGATCCTGGTGGGCCGCGTTCACGCTGACGTGGCGCTTTCGGTACACGCCCGGAGAGTGAGTTCATCGGAGGGGGTGTCGGAACACCCCCTCCGAGACCTCAAGGATCGTGGCGGCGGCAAGCCGCCGCTCGGAGAAAGCCTCCGGAGGGCATCGGCCGGGCGAGCCGATCGACCGCTTGACACCGCCGAGCGCCACGGGTACGCTTCGACGTGAAAATCCGCCAGCTTGGCGAGCACGCGCCGGCCTCGACCCGCCCCCGAACGGCCGCCCCGGCCCCTGGCGCCCGAGCCCGCACT
Protein-coding sequences here:
- a CDS encoding iron transporter; amino-acid sequence: MSCRWAALGVWLVLAALPAVPARGQGLVPVGEPAVQAGIRVRVGYLPWAVSLDPPRPAVEGPHVIHLQVEVEAVRGNPYGLDPDDDVPYLRIPFVLVHEPTGRRQEGVLEPMVSRDGFHYGANVALIGPGPQSLTLEVSPPEGLARHTDPRTERRSWWAAFTLTWRFRYTPGE